One Actinomadura viridis genomic region harbors:
- a CDS encoding serine hydrolase, whose amino-acid sequence MGRPWGRGAIGLLTAAALVGCGAGAGQVDAQRVARAAPGETGKTGKVALRLRQTMNALRFQEVLDTAPPGSAQARTMMNAVDKEAQTVRQRRSLLAAADDAKPIAQQPQMDATIIELDRRGRPVSSGTVLMSPRHPDGVVVPVDRDLSTTDVRWRQWDDQGWYAGKGQGTVDVVPGREGASVDHMLAYPASVMKLMVSFGVLRLVDQGRITLGTAYDYRPAEVNWLCGGPTNKTVGQYIDESLTWSSNAASCALIKLLHDHQAVDTLNKTFQDLGLETLQLKNTNPTTGGRWTNAITMSSLDTAKLLTLVNGAPGKVWTAPDGSPVTSAVLSPSSRRFFLDKLKAQGYNDMLSSANRCGTAYPARGIPHAAPSRWIGTDGTVTVNGSRFGADVRPCNAKAEVTFAHKTGWVNNAAGDAGIVRALPGKGGRSYIVAVFSNLGTQYVDANRPSTPEGIYPYSYTEKFAELGRAIDAYEKTRARLRG is encoded by the coding sequence ATGGGACGTCCGTGGGGACGGGGAGCGATCGGGCTGCTGACCGCCGCCGCCTTGGTGGGCTGCGGTGCCGGAGCCGGGCAGGTCGACGCGCAGAGGGTGGCGCGTGCGGCTCCCGGCGAAACGGGTAAGACGGGCAAGGTGGCCCTCCGTTTGCGGCAGACCATGAACGCGCTGCGCTTCCAGGAGGTGCTGGACACCGCCCCACCCGGCTCCGCGCAGGCCCGCACGATGATGAACGCGGTCGACAAGGAGGCGCAGACCGTCCGGCAGCGCCGCAGCCTGCTCGCCGCCGCCGACGACGCCAAGCCGATCGCGCAGCAGCCGCAGATGGACGCGACGATCATCGAGCTGGACCGGCGCGGCCGGCCCGTCTCCTCCGGCACCGTCCTGATGAGCCCGCGCCACCCGGACGGTGTCGTGGTCCCGGTCGACCGCGACCTGTCCACCACCGACGTCCGCTGGCGCCAGTGGGACGACCAGGGCTGGTACGCCGGCAAGGGGCAGGGCACCGTCGACGTCGTCCCCGGACGCGAGGGCGCCTCCGTCGACCACATGCTCGCCTACCCGGCCTCGGTCATGAAGCTCATGGTGAGCTTCGGCGTGCTGCGGCTGGTGGACCAGGGCCGGATCACGCTCGGCACCGCCTACGACTACCGGCCGGCCGAGGTCAACTGGCTCTGCGGCGGCCCCACGAACAAGACCGTCGGCCAGTACATCGACGAGTCGCTCACCTGGTCCTCGAACGCGGCCTCCTGCGCGCTGATCAAGCTGCTGCACGACCACCAGGCCGTCGACACGCTCAACAAGACGTTCCAGGACCTCGGCCTGGAGACGCTCCAGCTCAAGAACACCAACCCGACCACCGGCGGGCGCTGGACCAACGCGATCACCATGAGCTCGCTGGACACGGCCAAGCTGCTGACCCTGGTCAACGGGGCCCCGGGCAAGGTCTGGACCGCCCCGGACGGCAGTCCCGTGACCAGCGCCGTGCTCAGCCCCTCGTCCCGCCGCTTCTTCCTGGACAAGCTCAAGGCGCAGGGCTACAACGACATGCTCTCGTCCGCGAACCGCTGCGGTACCGCCTACCCGGCCCGGGGGATCCCGCACGCGGCCCCGTCCCGCTGGATCGGCACCGACGGCACCGTCACCGTGAACGGCTCCAGGTTCGGCGCCGACGTGCGCCCGTGCAACGCCAAGGCGGAGGTCACCTTCGCCCACAAGACCGGCTGGGTGAACAACGCCGCCGGGGACGCGGGCATCGTCAGGGCCCTGCCGGGCAAGGGCGGCCGCAGCTACATCGTCGCGGTGTTCTCCAACCTCGGCACCCAGTACGTGGACGCGAACCGCCCCTCCACGCCCGAGGGGATCTACCCGTACTCCTACACCGAGAAGTTCGCCGAGCTGGGCCGCGCCATCGACGCCTACGAGAAGACCCGCGCCCGGCTCCGCGGCTGA
- a CDS encoding ABC transporter ATP-binding protein — protein sequence MSRTEDTEQGGSRTGDTEHGGSFLVVEDLHAGYGDVRVLHGIGLRVGRGEICAILGPNGAGKTTLLRALCGMVRGRGTVRLDGTALTGRSPDAVARLGVGHVPEGRGTFMPLTVEENLRLGAYTRRDRAAVQADLDRVYGYFPVLKSRLGQAAGSLSGGEQQMLAIGRALMLRPRLLLLDEPSLGLAPLVTRELFGIVRSINEEERTTVVVVEQNAHLALDIAGQAHVLETGRIVLSGSAARIRADEQVAQSYLGYRI from the coding sequence ATGAGCCGAACGGAGGACACGGAGCAGGGCGGGAGCCGAACGGGGGACACGGAGCACGGCGGGAGCTTCCTGGTGGTCGAGGATCTGCACGCCGGGTACGGGGACGTCCGCGTGCTGCACGGGATCGGGCTGCGGGTGGGGCGCGGCGAGATCTGCGCGATCCTCGGGCCGAACGGGGCGGGCAAGACGACCCTGCTCAGGGCGTTGTGCGGGATGGTCCGCGGGCGCGGCACGGTGCGGCTGGACGGCACCGCCCTGACCGGCCGTTCCCCGGACGCGGTCGCCCGGCTCGGTGTCGGCCACGTCCCGGAGGGGCGCGGCACGTTCATGCCGCTGACCGTCGAGGAGAACCTGCGGCTGGGCGCCTACACGCGGCGGGACCGGGCCGCCGTCCAGGCCGACCTGGACCGTGTCTACGGCTATTTCCCGGTGCTGAAGTCCCGGCTGGGGCAGGCGGCGGGCAGCCTCAGCGGCGGCGAGCAGCAGATGCTCGCGATCGGGCGGGCCCTGATGCTGCGTCCCCGCCTGCTGCTCCTGGACGAGCCGTCCCTCGGGCTGGCTCCGCTGGTCACCCGGGAGCTGTTCGGGATCGTGCGGTCGATCAACGAGGAGGAGCGGACCACCGTGGTCGTCGTCGAGCAGAACGCCCATCTGGCGCTGGACATCGCCGGTCAGGCGCACGTGCTGGAGACCGGCCGGATCGTGCTGTCGGGCTCGGCGGCGCGGATCCGGGCGGACGAGCAGGTCGCCCAGTCCTACCTCGGATACCGGATCTAG
- a CDS encoding branched-chain amino acid ABC transporter permease codes for MAGFLQQIVEGLGAGAIYASLALALVLIYRFTGVVNFAQGELAMFSTYIAWQFVQAGLPFWLALVLTLAVSFAGGMLIERVVIRPVEGAPELTIVIVTVGLFIFVNAAAGWIWSFLIKDFPNPFPGGAFRAGGVSVGYATLGILAVVGGVMGLLYLLFRHTKIGLGMRAVAAAPESARLVGIRVGRTLALGWGLAATVGAVSGVLVAPLLFLEPNMMGGVLIYAFAAATLGGFDSPAGAVAGGLIVGVAETLAGAYVGFIGSDLKIGVPLAVILGVLLLRPQGLFGRAEVERA; via the coding sequence ATGGCCGGTTTCCTGCAGCAGATCGTGGAGGGGCTGGGCGCGGGCGCGATCTACGCCAGCCTGGCGCTGGCCCTCGTGCTGATCTACCGGTTCACCGGCGTCGTCAACTTCGCGCAGGGTGAGCTCGCGATGTTCTCGACCTACATCGCCTGGCAGTTCGTGCAGGCCGGGCTGCCCTTCTGGCTGGCCCTCGTCCTGACCCTGGCGGTGTCCTTCGCGGGCGGCATGCTGATCGAACGGGTCGTCATCCGGCCGGTCGAGGGAGCGCCCGAGCTGACCATCGTGATCGTCACCGTGGGCCTGTTCATCTTCGTCAACGCGGCGGCCGGGTGGATCTGGTCGTTCCTCATCAAGGACTTCCCCAACCCGTTCCCCGGCGGCGCGTTCCGGGCGGGCGGGGTCAGCGTCGGCTACGCCACGCTCGGCATCCTCGCCGTGGTGGGCGGGGTGATGGGGCTGCTCTACCTGCTCTTCCGGCACACCAAGATCGGGCTGGGCATGCGGGCGGTCGCCGCCGCCCCCGAGTCGGCGCGGCTGGTCGGCATCCGGGTGGGCCGGACGCTGGCGCTGGGCTGGGGGCTGGCCGCGACGGTCGGCGCGGTGTCGGGGGTGCTGGTGGCACCGCTGCTGTTCCTGGAGCCCAACATGATGGGCGGCGTCCTGATCTACGCGTTCGCGGCGGCCACGCTCGGCGGGTTCGACAGTCCGGCGGGCGCGGTGGCCGGCGGCCTGATCGTGGGCGTGGCCGAGACGCTGGCGGGCGCCTACGTCGGGTTCATCGGCTCCGACCTCAAGATCGGCGTCCCGCTGGCCGTCATCCTCGGCGTCCTGCTGCTGCGCCCCCAGGGCCTGTTCGGCCGGGCGGAGGTGGAGCGCGCATGA
- a CDS encoding ABC transporter ATP-binding protein, which yields MLEVHDLTVRFGGITALDGVGFRVERGEMVGLIGPNGAGKTTLFNCLTRRCAAGAGRIGYSGRDLLAVPPHAIAGLGIARTFQNLGLFPRMSVRENVMVGAHHHGRAGFLTASLRLPAVRREEARLRAEADEVLRRLELTGVADHPAAGLPFGTLKRVELARAMAARPALLLLDEPVNGLSSAEVGEFADTLRAVRDDLEVTVIVVEHHMGFVMGVCDRVICLDFGRKIAEGPPEEVQRDPAVIEAYLGTPA from the coding sequence ATGCTGGAGGTTCACGATCTTACCGTCCGCTTCGGCGGCATCACCGCGCTGGACGGCGTCGGCTTCCGCGTGGAGCGCGGCGAGATGGTGGGGCTGATCGGGCCCAACGGCGCCGGCAAGACCACCCTGTTCAACTGCCTGACCCGGCGGTGCGCGGCCGGCGCCGGGCGGATCGGCTACTCCGGCCGCGACCTGCTCGCCGTCCCGCCGCACGCGATCGCCGGCCTGGGCATCGCCCGCACGTTCCAGAACCTCGGGCTGTTCCCGCGCATGTCCGTCCGCGAGAACGTCATGGTCGGCGCGCACCACCACGGCAGGGCGGGCTTCCTCACCGCGAGCCTGCGGCTGCCCGCCGTGCGCCGCGAGGAGGCCCGGCTGCGCGCCGAGGCGGACGAGGTGCTGCGGCGGCTGGAGCTGACCGGCGTCGCCGACCACCCGGCGGCCGGGCTGCCGTTCGGCACCCTCAAGCGGGTCGAGCTGGCCCGTGCCATGGCCGCCCGGCCCGCGCTGCTCCTGCTCGACGAGCCGGTCAACGGCCTCAGCTCCGCCGAGGTCGGCGAGTTCGCGGACACGCTGCGCGCCGTCCGCGACGACCTGGAGGTGACCGTGATCGTCGTCGAGCACCACATGGGCTTCGTGATGGGCGTCTGCGACCGCGTCATCTGCCTGGACTTCGGCCGCAAGATCGCCGAAGGGCCGCCCGAAGAGGTCCAGCGCGATCCCGCCGTCATCGAGGCGTACCTCGGGACCCCCGCATGA
- a CDS encoding ABC transporter substrate-binding protein yields MRVSAIRGTAATAAVLLAATAAASCGGRGEDSGGTEASGRCQGQQTTGIGDKSLKLGGIYPLSGPASAYGDIPKGIKAYFDYVNAEQDGIGGRKVEFLVRDDGYQPPKAVEEARRLVEQERVFALFQTLGTPSTTATWDYANQRKVPQVFVATGASKWGSDTAHPWTIGWQPNYVSEARVYAQYLKQERPDAKVAVLYQNDDFGKDLLGGFKKALAGTGVRVVAEQSYEVSDPSVEPQMRNLAGSKADVFLNVTTPKFGSQALAADAKLTDWNPLHIVNNVAASITVLRPVGFQNVQNVVSATYYKDPIDPQWKDDAEMRLYTEKMRKYAPGADPSVPYHAFGWAVASSFHKTMQAAKCPTREGLRDSMRNLKEVQVPMLLPGVTLSTGEGDGFPIESMQMMRFKGERWELFGEVIDTRKAFGPVTE; encoded by the coding sequence ATGCGTGTATCGGCGATCCGCGGTACGGCGGCGACGGCCGCGGTGCTGCTCGCGGCGACGGCGGCGGCCTCGTGCGGCGGCCGGGGGGAGGACTCCGGCGGCACCGAGGCGTCCGGCCGCTGCCAGGGGCAGCAGACGACGGGCATCGGCGACAAGTCCCTCAAGCTCGGCGGCATCTACCCGCTGTCGGGCCCAGCCTCGGCGTACGGCGACATCCCCAAGGGCATCAAGGCGTACTTCGACTACGTCAACGCCGAGCAGGACGGCATCGGCGGGCGGAAGGTGGAGTTCCTCGTCCGCGACGACGGGTACCAGCCGCCCAAGGCGGTCGAGGAGGCCCGCCGCCTGGTCGAGCAGGAACGGGTGTTCGCCCTCTTCCAGACGCTCGGCACGCCCTCGACCACGGCGACGTGGGACTACGCGAACCAGCGGAAGGTGCCGCAGGTCTTCGTGGCCACCGGCGCCTCCAAGTGGGGCAGCGACACCGCCCATCCGTGGACGATCGGCTGGCAGCCGAACTACGTCTCCGAGGCCCGCGTCTACGCCCAGTACCTCAAGCAGGAACGGCCGGACGCCAAGGTGGCGGTCCTCTACCAGAACGACGACTTCGGCAAGGACCTGCTCGGCGGCTTCAAGAAGGCGCTGGCGGGCACCGGCGTCAGGGTCGTCGCGGAGCAGAGCTACGAGGTCTCCGATCCGAGCGTGGAGCCCCAGATGCGCAACCTGGCGGGCTCCAAGGCCGACGTCTTCCTCAACGTGACCACGCCCAAGTTCGGCTCGCAGGCGCTGGCCGCCGACGCCAAGCTCACCGACTGGAACCCGCTGCACATCGTCAACAACGTCGCCGCCTCGATCACCGTGCTGCGGCCGGTCGGGTTCCAGAACGTGCAGAACGTCGTCTCCGCCACCTACTACAAGGATCCGATCGATCCGCAGTGGAAGGACGACGCGGAGATGAGGCTCTACACCGAGAAGATGCGCAAGTACGCGCCGGGCGCCGACCCGTCGGTGCCGTACCACGCGTTCGGCTGGGCGGTGGCCAGCAGCTTCCACAAGACCATGCAGGCGGCGAAGTGCCCGACCCGGGAGGGCCTGCGGGACTCGATGCGGAACCTGAAGGAGGTGCAGGTCCCGATGCTGCTGCCCGGGGTGACGCTCAGCACCGGCGAGGGCGACGGCTTCCCGATCGAGTCGATGCAGATGATGCGGTTCAAGGGCGAACGCTGGGAGCTGTTCGGCGAAGTGATCGACACTCGCAAGGCGTTCGGCCCCGTCACGGAGTGA
- a CDS encoding branched-chain amino acid ABC transporter permease has product MSAREGLAGFAALRWRWIAAAVVLLAVLWAPFQLVPFRVFQFTMVLVYAVALLGLNLLVGHAGQISLGHGAFFAVGAYGAAIMMDRWDLPYPVTLPAAAALAFAIGLGLGVPATRLRGLYLALVTLAIAIFLVPLLKRFEPVTGGSMGLTLEKPRPPAWSGLAEDQWLYFLTLAVAAAAFLLTFGVLRSRVGRALHSVRDNETAAEVMGVRLAFYKRFAFAWSAMLAGAAGCVYTWVIGFVSPDSFAVTLSITMLAGLVVGGLGSAWGPLLGGLFVMFVPSLSQDVNKAAPGVIFGLLIIAVMYVAPTGLAGLAGRAAHSFDKTLRKG; this is encoded by the coding sequence ATGAGCGCGCGGGAGGGGCTCGCGGGCTTCGCGGCACTGCGGTGGCGGTGGATCGCCGCCGCGGTGGTGCTCCTGGCGGTGCTGTGGGCGCCGTTCCAGCTGGTCCCGTTCCGGGTGTTCCAGTTCACGATGGTGCTGGTGTACGCGGTGGCGCTGCTCGGGCTGAACCTGCTGGTCGGGCACGCCGGGCAGATCTCGCTGGGGCACGGGGCGTTCTTCGCGGTCGGCGCGTACGGCGCGGCGATCATGATGGACCGCTGGGACCTGCCGTACCCGGTGACGTTGCCGGCCGCGGCGGCGCTGGCGTTCGCGATCGGGCTGGGACTCGGGGTGCCGGCCACCCGGTTGCGCGGGCTCTACCTGGCGCTGGTCACGCTGGCCATCGCGATCTTCCTGGTGCCGCTGCTCAAACGGTTCGAGCCGGTCACCGGCGGGTCGATGGGGCTGACCCTGGAGAAGCCGCGGCCACCGGCCTGGAGCGGGCTGGCCGAGGACCAGTGGCTGTACTTCCTGACCCTCGCGGTGGCGGCGGCGGCGTTCCTGCTCACCTTCGGCGTGCTGCGGTCGCGGGTCGGCCGGGCCCTGCACTCGGTCCGGGACAACGAGACGGCGGCCGAGGTCATGGGCGTGCGGCTCGCGTTCTACAAGCGGTTCGCGTTCGCCTGGAGCGCGATGCTCGCGGGCGCGGCGGGCTGCGTCTACACGTGGGTGATCGGGTTCGTGTCGCCGGACTCGTTCGCGGTCACGCTGTCGATCACCATGCTGGCGGGCCTGGTGGTCGGCGGCCTGGGCTCGGCGTGGGGGCCGTTGCTGGGCGGCCTGTTCGTCATGTTCGTCCCCAGCCTGTCGCAGGACGTGAACAAGGCCGCACCAGGAGTGATCTTCGGGCTGCTGATCATCGCGGTGATGTACGTGGCCCCGACCGGGCTGGCCGGGCTCGCGGGCCGCGCCGCGCACTCGTTCGACAAGACCCTCCGGAAGGGGTAG
- a CDS encoding PucR family transcriptional regulator — MAGGFSTGTLTGAGTVRTERSRILAELLDRVDELADRAVTAMRAEIPAYRSRDAAFHADVREQVGRHYRTKLAVLLEERTVTFDDIAFSRRASMRRAQTGLALADYINAFRVGQQVFWEAVVERAGGSYAGHRAALALASALMRYCDVASTQAANAYMEFQQYAAAEAIGESRDLLEVLLAGEPPARGPQLATAHAHGLGPGARTPLVVVTAVLVGPAPARSDARHAACAAMARTGVNGLRTLSVVRQSEIVAVPALGPGAEAERLCERLCDRLQEVREGLLAEGVTLAMGISTVVSGTAQIPRAYQEARAVLEFLPEDGGVAALPRISPFEYMALRADDTARHLVDPRITGLLAEDRARGGVLTATIRAFASADLNLRAAAERLQIHHNTAQYRLRRIQERTGRNLRHIADLVDLLVAIALQDALPPATNPGRQTLVSATDEGPAAPGVPSAHEPR; from the coding sequence ATGGCCGGTGGCTTCAGCACGGGAACGCTCACCGGTGCGGGCACGGTCCGTACCGAACGCTCACGAATCCTTGCCGAACTCCTCGATCGAGTGGACGAACTGGCGGACCGGGCGGTCACGGCGATGCGCGCGGAGATCCCCGCGTACCGGTCCCGGGACGCGGCGTTCCACGCGGACGTGCGCGAGCAGGTCGGCCGGCACTACCGCACCAAGCTGGCCGTGCTGCTGGAAGAGCGCACGGTCACCTTCGACGACATCGCCTTCAGCAGGCGGGCCTCGATGCGCCGGGCCCAGACCGGGCTCGCGCTGGCCGACTACATCAACGCGTTCCGGGTGGGCCAGCAGGTCTTCTGGGAGGCCGTGGTCGAACGGGCGGGCGGCTCGTACGCCGGTCACCGGGCCGCGCTCGCGCTGGCGTCCGCGCTCATGCGGTACTGCGACGTCGCCAGCACGCAGGCCGCCAACGCCTACATGGAGTTCCAGCAGTACGCGGCGGCCGAGGCGATCGGGGAGAGCCGGGACCTGCTGGAGGTCCTGCTGGCCGGGGAGCCGCCGGCGCGCGGCCCGCAGCTGGCGACCGCCCACGCGCACGGCCTCGGGCCCGGCGCCCGGACGCCGCTGGTGGTGGTGACCGCCGTCCTGGTCGGGCCCGCGCCGGCGCGTTCGGACGCGCGGCACGCGGCCTGCGCGGCGATGGCCCGGACGGGCGTGAACGGCCTGCGGACGCTGTCGGTCGTCCGGCAGTCGGAGATCGTGGCGGTGCCCGCGCTCGGGCCGGGCGCCGAGGCCGAGCGGCTGTGCGAGCGGCTGTGCGACCGGCTCCAGGAGGTACGGGAGGGCCTGCTGGCCGAGGGCGTCACGCTGGCGATGGGCATCAGCACGGTGGTGTCCGGGACGGCGCAGATCCCGCGCGCCTACCAGGAGGCCCGCGCGGTGCTGGAGTTCCTGCCCGAGGACGGCGGGGTGGCCGCGCTGCCGCGGATCAGCCCGTTCGAGTACATGGCGCTGCGGGCCGACGACACCGCCCGGCACCTGGTGGACCCGCGGATCACCGGGCTGCTGGCCGAGGACCGGGCGCGCGGCGGGGTGCTCACCGCCACCATCCGGGCGTTCGCGTCCGCCGACCTCAACCTGCGCGCCGCGGCGGAACGGCTGCAGATCCACCACAACACCGCCCAGTACCGGCTGCGGCGCATCCAGGAACGGACCGGGCGCAACCTCCGGCACATCGCCGATCTGGTCGACCTGCTCGTCGCGATCGCCCTCCAGGACGCCCTGCCGCCGGCCACCAATCCCGGGCGGCAAACACTGGTCTCCGCGACCGATGAGGGCCCCGCCGCGCCCGGCGTACCTTCGGCGCATGAACCTCGCTGA